Genomic window (Luteolibacter sp. Y139):
TTCAACCATTTGAAGACTCTCTTGGTCACCAACTTCGAGGTGATCCAGACGACCGGTGCCACCGAAGGTCCTCGCTCGGCCGGGACGCTTACCGCGAATGCCGGTCCCGACGTCAGCGTGACAACGGGGAGCAATGCCAACCTTAGTGGCGTAGTCACCAGCACCTTGGTGTCGACGGTGCAGTGGAAGCTCTACTCCGGGCCTGCCACGGTCACCTTTGGAAACGCGAGCCAGGCGATCACGACAGCGACCTTTCCCGTGCCCGGCACCTACACGCTCATGCTGAGCGCGAAGGATGGCGTTCACACCCCGGCTTATGACGCGGTGAAGGTCGAGGTGACCTTGCCAGTGACCGTGACGCGCGTGGGCGGCGACATCCGTGTCTCATTCCCAAGCGTGAGCGGCCACAATTACCGCGTGGAACGGAGCGGTGATCTCAGTGCGTGGCAAGCGGTGGGCGCGAATGTTCCGGGAACAGGGGGCATGCTCCAGGTGACCCATACGGGAGCGTCGGGGGCCAAGCAGTTCTACCGGGTGGTGGTGCTGGATTGAGGTCGTGGAGGATCTCCACTTGATCACACGCATTTCAATCGCTCCCATCGTCTGGCTTCATGGAACTCGACCAGTCTGATCTCGCCGGCCGCTTCATTCGATGGTGTCGCAAAGGCGGTGCATCGGAGTCTGAAGCGGAAGAGCTTTGGTCGGCTCTTTCAGCGCTCTATCAGGAGCCTCACCGCCACTATCACAACCTGACCCACATCGCCGCGTCGCTGGCGGAACTCGATGCCACGGAAGAGGGGGCTTCCGCGCTGGAAGGCGCGATTTGGTTTCACGACGTGATCTATGACCCGACGCGATCGGACAACGAGGAAGCCAGTATCGTCTGGTTCGACGAGGCCACTGCGGAGTGGCTGGCATCAGAGGAAAGGAGCCCCATTTTCCGATTGATCTCCGCCACCGACTTCCGTTTGCCGCGTTCAGATAATGAAGGTGAGGCGCTGATGGCGGACATCGACCTCGCCATCCTTTCGGCGGACTGGGTGGTCTACGATGCCTATCGTAGGGCCGTGCGACGTGAGTACGCGCATGTGCCGGACGAGGCGTTTCGCGCCGGACGTGCGAAGGTAATGGCGTCCTTTTTGGAGAAGCCCATCTACCGCACGCCTCACTTTATTCCTCGCGAGGAAAAAGCGCGCGAAAACATCTCCAGAGAACTCGATTTGCTGGCCTCGGGTGGGCAGCTCGATGGATGATCCTCACTATCGGCTTGCACACTGCCGCGAATGGACGACATCGGAAGCCATGGAACTAGACTTGCTAGGCACCCACGCAGACCGCGCTTATCCGATTCTCGCCGGGCTGGTGGTGCCGCGGCCGATTGCTTGGGTTACGACGCTGCATGAGAACGGGACCGTCAATGTGGCGCCGTTTTCGTTCTTCAACGTCTTCGGCGATGATCCGCCGCTGGTGATTTTCGCGCCGGGTGATCGAGAGGATGGCACGCCGAAGGACAGCGCCCGGAATGCGAAGCGGACGGGGGAGTTCGTGGTGCACCTGGTGGATGAAAGCCTTGCCGAGGTGATGAACCGCACGTCCGCGCCGCATCCTGCCGGTGTGAGTGAAGCGGAGCATGAGGGGCTGACGCTGGTGGCTTCCTCGGTAGTGGCTGTGCCGCGCATTGCTGCGGCTCCGGCTTCACTGGAGTGCAAGGTTCACTCGATTCAGGAGATCGGCTCGAACCGGTTGGTGCTTGGAATTGTCCATCGGGTTCACGTGAGGAACGAGCTGATCGATGCGGAGAAGCTCCGGATTCGGCAGGAGGTGTATCATCCCATTGGCCGGATGGCGGTGCCGGACTGGTACTGCCACACAGCGGATTTGTTCGAGATGACGAGGCCGCGGTCCTTGTGATTCGTGGACGGAACGCCCACGCTCCTTAGGGCCCTATCAGAGCGCAGCCTTCGCGTAGCTGTCGAACACGTGCAGACCGGTTTCTTGTTCGGCGTTAGCCTGTGAATGTGCTCGCACAATCATCGAGATGAGCAGGGCAACGAGCAGGGCGATCAACACGTGATCGATGCTGATGCCGGCGAAATTCTTTTGCTTCGATTTCATGACCCTTGGCGATCGAGGGGTTT
Coding sequences:
- a CDS encoding HD domain-containing protein, which encodes MELDQSDLAGRFIRWCRKGGASESEAEELWSALSALYQEPHRHYHNLTHIAASLAELDATEEGASALEGAIWFHDVIYDPTRSDNEEASIVWFDEATAEWLASEERSPIFRLISATDFRLPRSDNEGEALMADIDLAILSADWVVYDAYRRAVRREYAHVPDEAFRAGRAKVMASFLEKPIYRTPHFIPREEKARENISRELDLLASGGQLDG
- a CDS encoding flavin reductase family protein; protein product: MELDLLGTHADRAYPILAGLVVPRPIAWVTTLHENGTVNVAPFSFFNVFGDDPPLVIFAPGDREDGTPKDSARNAKRTGEFVVHLVDESLAEVMNRTSAPHPAGVSEAEHEGLTLVASSVVAVPRIAAAPASLECKVHSIQEIGSNRLVLGIVHRVHVRNELIDAEKLRIRQEVYHPIGRMAVPDWYCHTADLFEMTRPRSL